Within the Amycolatopsis camponoti genome, the region GGCTCGGCCTCGGCGGCGACTTCTTCGGGGTCCTGCTGTCCTACCCGGGTGCGTCCGGCGCGGTGCACGAGTTCGACTTCGCGATCGCCGACGCCAAGAAAGCCGGCGCCGCGGTGATCATCGCCGCCGACCCCCTCGCCTTGACGCTGCTGCGGTCGCCGGGGGAACTGGGTGCCGACGTCGCCGTCGGATCCACCCAGCGGTTCGGCGTCCCGCTCGGCTTCGGCGGTCCGCACGCCGCCTACCTCGCCGTCCGGAAAGGCCTGGAGCGGCAGCTGCCCGGCCGGCTCGTCGGCGTCGCGAAGGACGCCGACGGCGCGCCCGCGTACCGGCTCGCCCTCCAGACTCGCGAGCAGCACATCCGCCGCGAGAAGGCGACGTCGAACATCTGCACCGCGCAGGTCCTGCTGGCGGTGATGGCGTCGATGTACGCGGTGCACCACGGACCCGAGGGGCTGCGCGGGATCGCGCTGCGCGCCCACCGGATGGCCACCGTGCTCGCCGCCGGTCTCTGCGAAGGCGGCGTCGAGGTCGTGCACGGCGAATTCTTCGACACGGTCGTCGCGGCGGTGCCCGGGCGCGCGCACACGGTCGTCGCGGCGGCTCGCGACCTCGGCGTGAACCTGCGGCTCGTCGACGACGACCACGTCGGCGTCGCCTGCGACGAAACGACCACCCGTGAACGGCTTTCGTGCGTGTGGAAGGCGTTCGGCGTCTCGGTGTCCGATGTGGATGGTCTCGATGCCGACACGGCGGACGCCCTCCCGGCGCCGCTGCGGCGCACGACGGAGTTCCTCACGCACCCGGTCTTCCACACCCACCGCTCGGAAACCGCGCTGCTGCGCTACCTGCGGCAGCTGGCGGACAAGGACGTCGCGCTGGACCGCAGCATGATCCCGCTCGGCTCGTGCACCATGAAGCTCAACGCCACCGCCGAGATGGAGCCGATCAGCTGGCCGGAGTTCGCCGGGCTGCACCCGTTCGCGCCCGCCGAAGACGCCGCCGGGCTCCTGGAAGTGATCGCCGACCTCGGCGCGTGGCTCGCCCGGATCACCGGCTACGACACGGTTTCCCTGCAACCGAACGCGGGCAGCCAGGGCGAGTTCGCCGGGCTGCTGGCCATCCGCGCCTACCACCGTGCGCGCGGCGAGGGCGAGCGCGACGTCTGCCTGATCCCGGCGAGCGCCCACGGCACGAACGCGGCGAGCGCCGTCATGGCCGGCCTGCGGGTGGTCGTCGTCCGGTGCGACGACGCGGGGAACATCGACCTCGCGCACCTGCGGTCCACTGTGGATGACCATCGTGACGACCTCGCCGCGATCATGATCACCTACCCGTCGACGCACGGGGTCTACGAGGACACCGTCGGCGAGGTGTGCGCGCTGGTGCACGACGCGGGCGGGCAGGTGTACGTCGACGGCGCCAACCTCAACGCCCTGATCGGCGTGGCGCAGTACGGCCGGTTCGGCGCCGACGTCTCGCACCTGAACCTGCACAAGACGTTCTGCATCCCGCACGGCGGTGGCGGACCCGGCGTCGGGCCGATCGGGGTCCGCGCGCACCTGGCGCCGTTCCTGCCGAACCACCCGCTGCAGCCGGCGGCCGGCCCGGTGACCGGGGTCGGGCCGGTGAGCGCGGCGCCGTGGGGGAGCGCGTCGATCCTGCCGATCTCGTGGGCGTACGTCCGGATGATGGGCGCGGCCGGCCTGCGCCGGGCGACGCTCGTCGCGGTGGCCAACGCCAACTACGTCGCGAAGAGGCTCGGGGAGCACTACCCGGTGCTGTACGCGGGACACGAGGGGCTGGTCGCCCACGAGTGCGTCCTCGACCTGCGGCCGCTGACCAAGGCGACCGGCGTGACGGTCGACGACGTCGCGAAACGGCTGGCGGACTACGGCCTCCACGCGCCGACGATGTCGTTCCCGGTCGCGGGCACGCTGATGGTGGAGCCGACCGAGAGCGAGGACCTGGCCGAGCTGGACCGCTTCTGCGCGGCGATGATCGCGATCCGCGCGGAGATCGACCGCGTCGCCGCGGGGGAGTGGGCCCTGGACGAGTCGCCGCTGCGGCAGGCCCCGCACACGGCGCGCTGTGTCGCGGGAGAGTGGGACCGGCCGTACAGCCGGGAGGTCGCGGTGTTCCCGGCGGGTCCGGGCGCGGCGAAGGTCTGGCCGCCCGTCCGGCGCATCGACGGCGCGGCCGGCGACCGCAACCTGGTCTGCTCGTGCCCACCGCCGGAGGCGTTCGCCTAGCGCGCTCACGAGCCGGCGCCGGACAGCCGGACCAGCAGCTCGGTGCGGCTGGTGAGGTCGAGTTTGCGGTAGATCCGCTGCAGGTGCTTCTGGACCGTCCGCGAGCTGATGCCGAGGCGGCGGGCGATCTCACGGTCGCAGGCGGCGCGGGTCACGGCTTCCGCCACCTGCCGCTCGCGGGCGGTCAGCAGTTCCGTGGCGGCCGCGTCGACCGGGTGGACCGGCGGTCGTTCCTCGCGGGCCAGCGCCTGGGCCAGGTGCGGCGCGAGCAGGTCGACCAGCGCCCGGTCGAGGGAAGAGAACCCGGGCCGTGACCGGCTGAGCGTCAGGATGCGCCCGGCGCGGTCGTCGACCTCGACCACGCACAGCAGCTGGTCGATCGTGCCGCGCGGGCGGTAGAAGTCCGTGTACAGCGGCAGTGCCCGCAGCGTGCGCAGGTCCGCCAGGTCGGTCAGCGCGGCCGACGTCCCCAGCGGCAGCCGCCCGCTCCGGTGCGCCGCGAACGCCGGGTGCCTGCTCACCTGCGCCCGGAACTCCGGGTGGCGCATCAGGTTGTCCTCCGGCCGCTCGGTGACCGCACCGGTCAGCCGCCGCGTCGTGTGCTCCGCGCTCGTGCACGACACGAAGTCGCAGCCGACCAGCCGGCCGAGCCCGGCGAGCCCGGCCGCCGGCCCCGCCGACCGGAACTCGCGCACGACTTCGAGGGCGCGGTCCAGGTGCCGCGCCGTCAGTTCACTGCCCACCGGTGATCCCCCTCGGCTCGTCCGGTGAAGAAAGACCCGGCGAGCCGAGAGAGATACGAACCGGTGGTTACCGGGCGATCCGGACGTTCAGCGTGGTGTTCGAGCCGGCGCTGACCATCGACTGCGCGATGCTGCTGATCCCGGCCGCCGCGCTGT harbors:
- the gcvP gene encoding aminomethyl-transferring glycine dehydrogenase: MVDLSLASLEQGVPFAERHIGPGPGELRRILDVVGVASLDELSERAVPESLRSSAQPLELPPAASEAQALAELRELASRNRPMVQMIGLGYHDTVTPPVIRRNVLENPAWYTAYTPYQPEISQGRLEALLNFQTMVADLTGLPVANASMLDEATAAAEAMTLVRRAGKSASPRFVVDRDTLPQTLAVLRTRAEPLGIELVVEDLSQGLTGLGLGGDFFGVLLSYPGASGAVHEFDFAIADAKKAGAAVIIAADPLALTLLRSPGELGADVAVGSTQRFGVPLGFGGPHAAYLAVRKGLERQLPGRLVGVAKDADGAPAYRLALQTREQHIRREKATSNICTAQVLLAVMASMYAVHHGPEGLRGIALRAHRMATVLAAGLCEGGVEVVHGEFFDTVVAAVPGRAHTVVAAARDLGVNLRLVDDDHVGVACDETTTRERLSCVWKAFGVSVSDVDGLDADTADALPAPLRRTTEFLTHPVFHTHRSETALLRYLRQLADKDVALDRSMIPLGSCTMKLNATAEMEPISWPEFAGLHPFAPAEDAAGLLEVIADLGAWLARITGYDTVSLQPNAGSQGEFAGLLAIRAYHRARGEGERDVCLIPASAHGTNAASAVMAGLRVVVVRCDDAGNIDLAHLRSTVDDHRDDLAAIMITYPSTHGVYEDTVGEVCALVHDAGGQVYVDGANLNALIGVAQYGRFGADVSHLNLHKTFCIPHGGGGPGVGPIGVRAHLAPFLPNHPLQPAAGPVTGVGPVSAAPWGSASILPISWAYVRMMGAAGLRRATLVAVANANYVAKRLGEHYPVLYAGHEGLVAHECVLDLRPLTKATGVTVDDVAKRLADYGLHAPTMSFPVAGTLMVEPTESEDLAELDRFCAAMIAIRAEIDRVAAGEWALDESPLRQAPHTARCVAGEWDRPYSREVAVFPAGPGAAKVWPPVRRIDGAAGDRNLVCSCPPPEAFA
- a CDS encoding helix-turn-helix transcriptional regulator, which encodes MGSELTARHLDRALEVVREFRSAGPAAGLAGLGRLVGCDFVSCTSAEHTTRRLTGAVTERPEDNLMRHPEFRAQVSRHPAFAAHRSGRLPLGTSAALTDLADLRTLRALPLYTDFYRPRGTIDQLLCVVEVDDRAGRILTLSRSRPGFSSLDRALVDLLAPHLAQALAREERPPVHPVDAAATELLTARERQVAEAVTRAACDREIARRLGISSRTVQKHLQRIYRKLDLTSRTELLVRLSGAGS